From the genome of Tenericutes bacterium MZ-XQ:
ATGAAAGGGTATATAAATATGAATGAATATGATCAATTATGGCAGAAAATACTAAACGACTTAGAGAATATTTTTTCAGAAGAATTATTTGTGGATGTCTTCGAACCATTGAAGAAAACACATAAGTTTTCTAATGGTCAAATTTACGTCGTAGTCCCTAATGAATTTATCAAGAATAGAATCAATAAGTTTTACATTAATAAGATTAATGAACTTGCTGAAAAATACAATAAGGATAAGATTCATTTTAAATTTGTGACTGAATCAGAACTAATTCCTGAAGAAACACTCATAAGCCCTGAAAGAAACTTAAATCTTAAATATAGACCAGGCAATCTCAATCGAAGTTACACTTTCGATAATTTTGTTGTTGGTAAAAGTAATAATTTTGCATTTAGAATGGCAATGAAAGTCGCTGATCAACCTGGTATGGTTGCAAATCCATTATATATCTTTGGAGATGTTGGCCTTGGAAAAACCCACTTAATGCAAGCTATTGGTAATTATATCTTAGATAATGATATTCATAAAAAAATTATGTATGTAAAAGCTGACGGATTTATTGAAGATTTTGCAAATTTATTAAGAAAAGAAAAAATGGATGATTTTAATCAAAAATATAGAGATATTGATGTTTTATTAGTCGATGACATCCAAATCATGGGTGGTGCAACTAAAACACAAATGGAATTTTTTAAACTCTTCGATTTTTTGTATCATCAAAATAAACAAATTGTTATTACAAGTGATAAACCAGCATCTGAATTGAAGAATATTATGTCCCGTTTAACATCTAGATTTGAAGTCGGATTAACTGTTGATATTCAGGTGCCAGATTTAGAACATCGAATTGAAATTTTAAAAAGAAAATTAGCTACAGAATCATCAGATATTCACGATATTCCTAATAATGTTTTAGAGTTCATTGCCTCATCTTTTGTAACCAATATTAGAGAGCTTGAAGGTGCTTTAAAACGTGTCTTATTTTATTGTTTAGCGAACAACTTAGACTTATCCTTAGAATCAGTTAATGAGGCGCTTGAACCCCTCTTAAAAACGAAACGAAAGAGTAATTCTTTAAACGAAAATAATTACGATAAAATTCAAAGTATTGTAAGTGATTTTTATGGAATCACAGTTGATGATTTAATTGGTAAAAAACGTCATTTAAAATATATACTTCCAAGACATATTTCTATGTACCTTATTAAATCTAAATATAATATCCCTTATAAGACAATAGGTATGTTGTTTGGAGGTAGAGATCATTCAACAGTATTAGCCGCTTGTGAGAAAATAGAAAACGAAATAAAACAAGATTCAAGTCTTAAACTAGCAATAGAAACTATTAATAAAAAAATCGATCATTTCACACAAAATTAATGTTTATAAATTGTTGATAATATGGTATAATAATAGCAGTGTTAAGCCTTTAATTATACTTTCCCACTTATCCACCTTGACTAACAACAATAATTAAAGATTAAATATATAAAATAAAGGAGCTTCCGCTATGATTTTTAATATCGATAGAGATGTATTATTAAATCACCTACTAACTGTACAAAAAGGATTACCTTCTAAAACACCACTTCCCATTTTATATGCTGTGAAGTTTGAAGTGAATGAAGATCATGTGATATTAACAACAAGTAATACAGATGTAGCTATTCAAGTATTAATTGATGATCAATCTATATCAATTAAAGAAACAGGTAAAGTAGCAATACCTGGTCGTTACTTAATTGAAATTATGAGAAAAATTACATCTAAACGTGTTGAGTTTGCATTAATAGAAGATCGTTTGATTGTTATTAAAGCTGATCGATCAGAGTTTAAACTTCGCTTGATGGATGTAGAAGACTATCCAGAAGTGGATTTCCTTGATTTAGATAATCCTATCACATTAGATGCTCAATTATTTAAAAACATTATTAAAGAAACGAATTTTGCTACAGCACAAAGTGAAAAACGTCCAATTTTAACAGGTGTTAACTTTAAATATCGCGATAACCATCTATATTGTGTTGCAACCGACAGTTATCGATTAAGTCAAAAAAATGTCAAGTTAAGAACACATTCTAAAGAATTTGATATTGTTATTCCTAATAAGAGTCTAGATGAACTTAATAAAATTCTAGATACTTCAAATGATGATGTTGAGTTATATATTAACCCAAACAAGGTTTTATTTAAAATGAATAATACCTTATTCCAAACACGATTATTAGAAGGTACTTATCCAGATACAATGAGAATCATTCCTACAGAATTTCCAGTAAGTATCCCGTTTAACAAAGAAGAATTATTACAAGCTGTAGAACGTGTATCTTTACTATCTCCAAGAGATCGAGAAACAAACTACAATATCATTAAAATGACACTAAGAGAAGATCATATTGTAGAAATGAGTTCAACAAATACAGAAGTTGGGGATGCACTAGAAGAAATCATCCCATCTTCAGATGTTATTGGACCAATGATTAAAATCGCTTTTAGTTCAAGATATTTAGTAGATGCACTTAAAGCTTTCTCATCAAATGAAGTCACAATTCAATTTGCTGGAGAAGTAAAACCATTCGTTATTAAAGGTAATCTAGATCAAGATTTACTACATTTAATTTTACCAGTTCGCATCGATTAAAAAGAAAAATATAAAAAATATAAAATAATAAAAAAAGCCGAAATTTCAATTTTAAGGCTTTTTTTTATATAGCCATGAGATGAACATTTATGACCGTTTAAATTGTTGAAAATAGATGATTTTTTCTTTATATTATGATATAATATAAAAGAATACAGAGGGATAAAAAGATGAAAAAATTTAAAATGCACACAGAATTCATAACTTTAGGTCAATTTTTAAAAGCAACTGATTACATCGGTTCAGGTGGTGAAGCGAAGTTTTTTTTATTACAACATGAAGTTTTTGTGAATCACGAAAGAAGAACTGAACGAGGTAAAAAGTTATTTCACGGAGACCAAATTATGATTTTCGATACTGTATATTATTTAGTTTATGATTCAAAAAGTTCAACTTAAAAATTTTAGAAACCACACATATTACACATTAGATATTAAACAACCCTTTGTATATATCTACGGTGAGAACGGTAGTGGTAAAACAAGTATCTTAGAAAGTATATATTTTTGTGCGACAACAAAATCACATCGAACATCTGATGAAAAAGAGTTAATAAAAAAAAATGAACCCTTCGCACAAGTGAAAGTGAAAACTCATGAAGATATATTTGAAATTGTTATTTCTAAAGCAGGTAAAAGAACAAAAATCAATCATATTGAAAAAAGAAAAATCAGTGAATTTGTAGGACATTTAAATGTTGTCATGTTTGCTCCAAATGATTTAGAACTTATTCAAGGCTCTCCTGGATTTAGAAGAAATTTCATGGATTTTGAATTACTACAGGTTGATAAAAAGTATTTACATGATTTAAACGAATATAAACAAATTTTAAAACAAAGAAATAGTTTATTGAAAAAAGTTGATTTAAAAGATGATTTTATATTTTTAGATATACTTGGCAAACAACTTTTTGAAGTTGGGATTAAATTAATTGATCAAAGACAACAATTTATTAAAGAAATTAATGAAATTTTCATCAAGCAATATCAAGCGTTTAGTAGTTACGATGTTAAACTTCTATATAAACCAGATCAAGATAAAAATGGATTTAAAAAATATCTAGAAACTCAACAAAAACAAGATATTTTATACCA
Proteins encoded in this window:
- a CDS encoding chromosomal replication initiator protein DnaA, which gives rise to MKGYINMNEYDQLWQKILNDLENIFSEELFVDVFEPLKKTHKFSNGQIYVVVPNEFIKNRINKFYINKINELAEKYNKDKIHFKFVTESELIPEETLISPERNLNLKYRPGNLNRSYTFDNFVVGKSNNFAFRMAMKVADQPGMVANPLYIFGDVGLGKTHLMQAIGNYILDNDIHKKIMYVKADGFIEDFANLLRKEKMDDFNQKYRDIDVLLVDDIQIMGGATKTQMEFFKLFDFLYHQNKQIVITSDKPASELKNIMSRLTSRFEVGLTVDIQVPDLEHRIEILKRKLATESSDIHDIPNNVLEFIASSFVTNIRELEGALKRVLFYCLANNLDLSLESVNEALEPLLKTKRKSNSLNENNYDKIQSIVSDFYGITVDDLIGKKRHLKYILPRHISMYLIKSKYNIPYKTIGMLFGGRDHSTVLAACEKIENEIKQDSSLKLAIETINKKIDHFTQN
- a CDS encoding DNA polymerase III subunit beta, with product MIFNIDRDVLLNHLLTVQKGLPSKTPLPILYAVKFEVNEDHVILTTSNTDVAIQVLIDDQSISIKETGKVAIPGRYLIEIMRKITSKRVEFALIEDRLIVIKADRSEFKLRLMDVEDYPEVDFLDLDNPITLDAQLFKNIIKETNFATAQSEKRPILTGVNFKYRDNHLYCVATDSYRLSQKNVKLRTHSKEFDIVIPNKSLDELNKILDTSNDDVELYINPNKVLFKMNNTLFQTRLLEGTYPDTMRIIPTEFPVSIPFNKEELLQAVERVSLLSPRDRETNYNIIKMTLREDHIVEMSSTNTEVGDALEEIIPSSDVIGPMIKIAFSSRYLVDALKAFSSNEVTIQFAGEVKPFVIKGNLDQDLLHLILPVRID